DNA sequence from the Candidatus Hydrogenedentota bacterium genome:
ACTGTACAAGTCGTTCCGGACATCGACGGATACGCTTCGGTTTCGCGACGGCCGTATCTTCGTCCGGACTTCGCAACCACTCGTCGTAAACGACGCGCTATGCGGACGCGTCTGGACCTTCCGCGACGAAACACCCGCTGATGCCATAAAGCATGGCGCACATGCCTGACAGGCCTACGCCTATCTACTCGTAGCCCGGGGGTGGCGTGAAGCCACCGAACACTTCGCCCAAATGTCCCGCCAATGCGATCGGGGTCGCGTCTTCCATGTATGGGCCCATAATTTGAATGCCAACCGGCAGGCTGTTTCCTGCCACGCCCAGCGGTGCGACCGTTGCGGGACACCCCGTCATCGTCGCGAAGGAAATGTAATACAGAAGGTCCGTATATGCGCGCCTGCCCAACGAGGTGTCGATCGCGCGCATTTCCAACGGTTCGGTCTGGACGTGTTCGAATGCAGTGGTGAACGCAGTCGGCAATAGAAACGCATCGTGCGTCTTGAAATAGTGGTGCCAGGCCGCACGATGAATGAGCTGGTCGCGGCACGCGTTGACGAATTCAACGTGCGGGTCCGTGAATGCCTTCGCGCGCATGACAAGCAGGTTGGGGTTGTTGCTCTTGGCCAACGGACGCATCTTTTGAAAATCTTCCTCCGGCAACCGTTCCGCGTAGCTGCACAACAACAAATACGCGTAGGTGACATACTGCGCCTGCGGATCGATGCCCTCCGGCCATCCCTCCTCGAGTTGAACGCCCGCGCCGCGCAGGGCGTCAATCGCCTCTTGCAGTTTCACAACTACTTCAGGGCAAACGGGGCAACGCGGGTCGTCGAGCACATACCCTACGCGGTAGTCTTTCAAGCGTGCGCCGCGCGGCGCCGCCAACTTCCACGAATAGGCCGTGGAATCCGGCCCGTCCGGTCCACCCATTACCTGCATCATCGCCATCAGGTCTGCCGCACTTCGCGCCAATGGCCCCGCTACCGAAAGTTGATCCGGTGGATACGGCTGCCCGCCCGGTAACGACGCCAATTCGCCGCGCGTGGGCACGACGCCATACGTCGGCTTATGGCCGTATACACCGCAGAAGTTGGCGGGATTGCGTATCGAACCGCCGATGTCGCTGCCCAATGCG
Encoded proteins:
- a CDS encoding amidase; the protein is MPFNLNRRQFLGVGAAAAMESAFATMAGAEPVPKQTMGDLTFASALDAARAIRRGDVSSLELTDHMLERIETLNGTINAVVTVSGDMARTMAKAADEAVARGEWWGPFHGVPWLVKDTFEVKGLKTTAGAVELANYISAIDAVTVTRMHHAGAVCLGKSNVPLYAADMQTFNKVFGTTNNPWDTSRSPGGSTGGGAAALAAGLCYAALGSDIGGSIRNPANFCGVYGHKPTYGVVPTRGELASLPGGQPYPPDQLSVAGPLARSAADLMAMMQVMGGPDGPDSTAYSWKLAAPRGARLKDYRVGYVLDDPRCPVCPEVVVKLQEAIDALRGAGVQLEEGWPEGIDPQAQYVTYAYLLLCSYAERLPEEDFQKMRPLAKSNNPNLLVMRAKAFTDPHVEFVNACRDQLIHRAAWHHYFKTHDAFLLPTAFTTAFEHVQTEPLEMRAIDTSLGRRAYTDLLYYISFATMTGCPATVAPLGVAGNSLPVGIQIMGPYMEDATPIALAGHLGEVFGGFTPPPGYE